The nucleotide window TACCCCAACACCTTGAACCCCTAGATACTCCCTGTTAGAACCCTGACATACACCCTATTAGAGCCTAGATACACCGTTAGAACCCCTAAACACACCCTATTAGAGCCTAAACACACCCTGTTAGAGCCTAAACACACCCTATTAGAGCCTAAATACACCCTATTAGAGCCTAAATACACCCTATTAGAGCCTAATCACACCCTATTAGAGCCTAAACACACCCTATTAGAGCCTAAATACACCCTATTAGAGCCTAAACACACCCTGTTGCAACAAATGAAGAGAATAACAACATGGATGCAGTACCAGGGGTGTACTGAAGGAGCCCTACATGGAGGAACCTCTCGTTTTCAACATTCTCCAAGTGCAAATATCAGGCTGTGTTCGTATCGGTTCACTTCTTCCTAAACGCTGGGCTCGTCATGCGTTCTTGTTCATTTGGCAGGCTGAACCTGGCAACCCCGCGTGAGCTTCAAGTCTGGGAGTAGAGGGCGGGCAGATACAACTCTCCAATATGGAATATGGCCAGGACCACACTTCCCATTTTAAGGGCTGGGTGTCAATGTCAGATATTTCTCCTGGAAGTGCCCTATATAGGGATATAGTGCAATACTCAATACACTACAACATGCCCTAAATAGTTTACTATATAGGGCACAAGTGGACCGATTGGGGCTAAGCCAGGGTTTGTATTAGCGTAATTTTGTCCAAGtactctctccctttctactGTTCTCCTTTCCCATCTGTACCTCTCCTATCCTCCTGATTATTTCGGAAGTACATTTAAGAGTTAATGTTAAATTGTTGTTTTATGTGGTACTAATTCTAGCTGTTATCAGCATAGTGTTGTGTGGAAAACTGCAATACTGGaatattttggttttgttttgtaaatAACATTAGGCACCAGTGATGTCAGAACATCCTTGCTATTAATAAGTGTCCCCTTATATTCTCACTGTTGATTCTCTTCAGATATAAAACCTTTCAATGAAAAATGACTGTCTGGCTTATTGACTGACCTACATGCTGGCTGACTCTTATTTTAAAACCTGACTCAGTCTGTAGGAATGTTTGAAAGATTTCAGTGATCAAAATATTTTCACAAAATATCTGAATTACCCCAGACATCAGAAGTTACCAGTAACAAACTCTGATTGTATAGAGCAGCTCCCACTGTAGCCAGCAGCAGACTGGTtatactgggcagctcccaatATAACCAGTATCAGTCACCAATGCATTCATTGTACCAGTTGCAGACTGAATGTACTCGGCACCTCCAAGTAAAGCCAGTATAACCTGTAACAGACTGGTTTTACTGCACAATATAACCAGTAGAAAACTAGTTGTAATGTGCAGCTCCCAGCATAGGTAATAGCAGACTGTGGTTATACTCGCCAGCTACCAGTATAACCATTAGCAGGCTGTGTTGGGTACTAGGCAGCTCCCAGTAAAACCAGTAGCAGACGGTTAGACcgggcagctcccagtagaaccagtctGTAGTGGTAGTCACTGCCCTCTCTTGGCATCTTTACATCAAGGCAGGCCACTGATGTTCAACCAGAAGGAATCAAGTCCCATTGTGACAGCGTTTATTCATAACAATTGCAGATTTTGACCATTTGTGTATTAAATGTTATCTTTATGTTAATCACTTAAAATCCAGCATCTTTTGGCCTGGGCCTGGCTAAATTCCAAATGTTTTATCTAGCCCTAGATCTAAATCAAAGAGTGGATTAATTTATCCGTCATTCCAACCAGACATTTAAGCCCTCAAATATTTTTGGGTCCTCTGCGTCATCCAAGAGGAAGATGAACTTCACACTACTTGGCATGCACGGATTTTGtttgagagcaagagagaaagattaCAGGGCACTACACTGCATGAACCATCGGAAaattgtgcgagtgtgtgaaaATTGTATATTTCAGGAAACCAATGTAAacattaatacatttaatgttTCCCTTTTCTGGTACTGTAGCatgtaaataattgttttactgGTAGCAGCCCTGAAGTATTCTGCTTCTACTCAATAATAACCAATAGTTGTTAATAGTAATATATGGGTTAAACCCTTGATGTCCCAAAATCAAACACCAGGAAGTATCAATACACATAATTAAGTGGAAAGTTTTGTTTCAACATGAATAAATGTTAAACACTGCATTTTCATTGCAAAACTTTTTTTACTTATTATCCAGATTGGAATACAACGGTTGGCAAGAATAATCAGTGATAGTAAAAAGTGTTTATTTCAGATTCAATAGTATTAATGCCAGAAGGATAATCAGCAAAATAAGTGCAAAGGCAGACAGTCTTCATCATTAGTCACCCCATCGCTAATCCACTCAAAACATTTAACCTACTCAATGGTTTTTTTTTAGAGCCTGGTTTTGAACTGGACTAACAACGCCTCAAATTTGATCCCAATTTAGGCCCACTGACTGACTACTGAGCGTTCAGTGAGAGCGAGTCAGAGGTCTTCAGACCAGTCGTCTCCGCTTGCAGTCCCGCCCCGCGCCGTCCCCCGCCGCCCCGCTGTCCAAGCTCAGGGGAGACACTTTGTTCAACATGGCGTCGTCTGAGGCCTGGCCGAACAGCGCCATGAGCAGAGCAACGCCAAACCCTGTGGCACGCTCGCCCTGGAGATTCAGAGAAACAAAGTAAGACTGTCAAAAGGGTGATCACCGAAGTAGTTAGTTATTTTGATCCGTGGTTTACTATTGGTAGATTGAAACCATAATGCTAAACATCAGTGACTGAAACGGAGCGTGGACCTAGAGGGAACTTACAACATGGACAGGATAGGCCATGTCCACGTGGACCCACACACCAGGCCAGTCGAAGCCCAGGTGAGCGGCTATGAAGAGGCCTGCACAAGAGCTTTGGGCGTTCTCCCGGTCCTGTCAAAAAACATGAAAGGACATTATTACTAGGCAAATATAATTACTAGCCCAGTTTCTCAGCCAAAGATAAGTATAATTTTATTCGATGTTGCGGTTTGTCTGTCTTTGGTACAATATTTAACCCCACTAATCACACTAGTGGGGAGTTTAACAGATTTGTAACAGCACACCATTGAACCACAGAAACGGTTCAAAAGGAcaatgaagaagataaaataaacTTGGCTGGTAATTCATTTACTCCTCTCAGGTgttgcatgacaaaaacattagAAGACAAAATTTCAATAGAACACaaaatgcatacacatacaattTATGCCAAGGTCACTCATTATACAGAATACAAAAATAGATAATTGAACGCAAAAGAGGCATTTGCAACATGAATTCAAAACACAACTTCTTCACTTGTAGTTGTAAATAATGTGTAATTGGAGTTTAGTTATACTTAGTACTATCTAGCACAGTGTACCATCTAGTGGCATTTTGGTGACACTACAACCAGAAACAGTCAACGCGTTGTTCAGAGGCAGTTCAGAGTTAAAATtccaataaataacaaaactGCACTGCTTTTGTCCAGATGCTCAAAGCCTGACTAAAGGTCGACAAAGCAGTAACCAAGTTGAGCGGGGTACGTACTGCCACAGAGTTCTTCATGTCGGCCAGGGCCGAGGTGAACTCGCTGAAGTGCAGCTCGGGGCAGTACACCAGCGGGTGGGCCAGGTCTCCGCTGCTGCGGCCCGCCCGCACACACGCCGCCTCCCATGCCTCACTGTTGGTCAGCACGGCCGCGTGGTGCTTCCCTGTGGAGATCCCCTGGAAACACACGGGCACAAAAAGGACTCGGTGAACCCTGCGGCGTGCCATCTACTCGTTTAACAAGGGGCTTTAAGCCCAAGCAAACCGACGCATCAATGTCACTGCAGGTCTGGAACTAGTTGGTCGTGTGCGTAAAGTAGTAACCCATGGCCTACCTGTGCCCCCGTCAGAGTGGCCATGTCTAGAATGATGTCTGCGGACAGGTCCTTGCTGGCATACACCACTCCATCGGAGAGCACCAGTCTGCCCTCTGCATCCGTGTTGTTGATCTCCACAGTcctttaaaaataacaaaaaaagagaCCATTGCCAATTATTGTCACCATTTTAGAAATAAAAGCATTATTTGCGTGCAAGTTTTATGCAAAAGGCATAGCTTTCTTGAGCTAATTAATCAGACTCTAAAATAACCACAGTAGATCTATGCCAGACCTGCGAGTGCCGGTTTAATCTATGAAAACCCGGTGACCCGGTGCTTTGACAGCGCCGGGATATGGCCGTCACTACCTCCATGCCTTCGCAGGGGTTAACTGGACCACTAAGTCTTCACAGGAGATTACTGGGGAGTCACTCACTTCCCAGAGTACAGCGTGTGAATGTCATCGGGCCGCGTGGCTGTGGGTCCAACCGCATTCTCCGCTAGACAGAAAACTGCATGAAGGTTGTCCTTAAAGCCCTGCAGgggcaaaaaagaaaaagtagaaGGGATGTAGGACAGGGCAAACAGTTCTGATAAGACTTCTTTCAACGACAGAGACAATAAAACGCCTATGGCAGCCGTAAGCAGCAGCACACTTTGGAGTGTGGACTGAACCCTGTAAATGTGCCAATGGTTGCCCCACCTGTTTAACGGTGGCTTTGAAAGCTCCCAGGATGGCTGCAGCTCCCCCGCAGTCCCTCTTCATCCCTGGCATCGTGGTCTATcaaatagaaagacagacagacagacagacattatACATCTCAATCGTTTGTATTACTGAACTTGGAAATAGTATTCATCTTGTACAGAAACAAATATACTTTATCAACCTCAAGGCGGATACAAATTGAACATTAATTCATCCAAATGACCAGTTTGGTCCCCAATGGTTCCATTGATTGCGTCATTTCCATTGCACttcttttactagtttcactGTTCAGCCAAGTTCAATTTACCCTCTGTGATCCAACTTGCATTCTGTCACATGATTCAAACTAAATCATCCCTCTTGGTATTCTTCTTTTCCAACCTACCTTTCCCTTAATGCTGAGTCCACCAGTGTCGTACACGATGCCCTTCCCCACCCATGCAATGGTCTGGGTGGCCCCAGCCGGTGTGTGGCTCAGTACTGCAAGGGCAGGGGGATGCTCTGCTGCCTTGCCCACTCCATAAATACCTGACCAGGCAGAGAGCACAGCAAGCCCTCAGCACTCATACGGCCCAGGGTTTGTCATCATAAAACACATCATTACTCTGCATTTAGTTTAACCCAAAATATATATCGTTGTTCAGAGAAAGGGATTTGACACTGAAATTGAACGGCAAGACCGTACCTCCAAAACCTTTCTGCTTCAGTTCCTCTCCTCGAATGATCACAGGTGTGATTGACAGCTCTGCACCAACGGCTTTGATCTCCTGCAGAAAAGATCACATGTAAGCCACT belongs to Gadus morhua chromosome 13, gadMor3.0, whole genome shotgun sequence and includes:
- the npepl1 gene encoding putative aminopeptidase NPEPL1, coding for MKMANVLLEFKAAAGDSEPQSRPVLVIGQQNNLQQVNWSQIKGKLQPAVSKEVWLAALAALSPNPTDSCPLYLNHATVAALPARVSRHNSPSSAHFVSRLVRSCLPGGNNRCIVMVCERSDVFASSCAISRAFPTFSRRSASSRRTEKKKVTVEFIVVGQESSSVEPAELQCLANAADGVRLAARIVDTPCNEMNTDHFLDEIKAVGAELSITPVIIRGEELKQKGFGGIYGVGKAAEHPPALAVLSHTPAGATQTIAWVGKGIVYDTGGLSIKGKTTMPGMKRDCGGAAAILGAFKATVKQGFKDNLHAVFCLAENAVGPTATRPDDIHTLYSGKTVEINNTDAEGRLVLSDGVVYASKDLSADIILDMATLTGAQGISTGKHHAAVLTNSEAWEAACVRAGRSSGDLAHPLVYCPELHFSEFTSALADMKNSVADRENAQSSCAGLFIAAHLGFDWPGVWVHVDMAYPVHVGERATGFGVALLMALFGQASDDAMLNKVSPLSLDSGAAGDGAGRDCKRRRLV